One segment of Paenibacillus sp. FSL R7-0337 DNA contains the following:
- a CDS encoding response regulator transcription factor, which produces MNRILLVEDDENLAFGIEYTITSEGYTVIAAVSMEEARRALKTNTVDLILLDVNLPDGSGYDLCREIRATSQIPIIFLTALDEEANVVAGLDLGADDYMTKPIRTKELISRMKAVLRRNHKSKDEVREWRSGDIEVRVFERAVLKHNQELLLTGMEYRLVLMLMTHPKRICSRSSLLNHLWDMSGEFVDDNTLSVHIRRLREKIEDNPAIPKYIITVRGVGYKWNAEVIGR; this is translated from the coding sequence TGAATATACGATAACAAGTGAAGGATATACAGTTATTGCAGCAGTTAGTATGGAAGAAGCCAGAAGAGCATTAAAAACAAATACAGTCGATTTAATCTTGTTGGATGTCAATCTGCCTGACGGTTCAGGGTATGACCTGTGCAGAGAGATCCGGGCAACCTCCCAGATTCCCATTATATTCTTGACTGCTCTGGATGAGGAAGCCAACGTTGTTGCCGGTCTTGATTTGGGGGCAGATGATTATATGACTAAACCGATTCGAACCAAAGAACTGATCTCCAGAATGAAGGCTGTATTGAGGCGCAACCATAAGTCTAAGGATGAGGTAAGGGAATGGAGATCCGGTGATATTGAAGTTCGAGTCTTTGAAAGAGCTGTTCTTAAGCATAATCAAGAGCTGTTGCTGACAGGAATGGAGTATCGCTTGGTATTGATGTTAATGACACACCCTAAGAGAATTTGCAGCAGAAGCAGCCTTCTGAATCACCTGTGGGATATGTCAGGTGAATTCGTTGATGACAATACCCTTTCGGTTCATATTAGAAGATTAAGAGAGAAGATTGAAGATAATCCTGCAATACCGAAATATATAATTACTGTTCGAGGGGTTGGATATAAATGGAATGCAGAAGTCATCGGACGATAA